The following proteins are encoded in a genomic region of Necator americanus strain Aroian chromosome II, whole genome shotgun sequence:
- a CDS encoding hypothetical protein (NECATOR_CHRII.G7247.T1), with product MGVKVDGYHLHHLHFADDIVLITSSIDQAEHMLGKFDKTCKKIGLQLNLDKAIFMRNEWVSDVPFTLNGTNIFECSSYVYLVREIKMMNDLTSELGRRKRAGWGAFKSIEAVVKRIKNIRLRVHLFNTTVLPASTYASETWASMRKMRSASKNAELKVWF from the coding sequence atgggagtgaaagttgacggctatcatttacaccatcttcatttcgctgatgacatcgttcttataacatcaagcatcGATCAGGCGGAACACATGCTGGGCAAATTCGAtaaaacgtgtaaaaagatcggtcttcaACTGAATCTGGACAAGGCGATTTTTATGAGGAACGAATGGGTCTCTGATgtcccattcacgctcaacggaacgaacatattcgaatgctccagctatgtatatctagtTCGGGAAATCAagatgatgaacgacctgacctccgagctgggcagaaggaaacgagcgggTTGGGGTgcattcaagagcatcgaggcTGTGGTGAAGAGGAtcaagaacatccggctccgtgttcacctattcaacaccaccgttcttcctgcttcgacctatgcttcggaaacttGGGCAAGCatgaggaaaatgcgatcggCTTCAAAAAACGCCGAATTGAAAGTGTGGTTCTAG
- a CDS encoding hypothetical protein (NECATOR_CHRII.G7248.T1) has translation MTALRIPDGTTTGSRSGLKKVIRGHFYSDLFDNHVHLPSHHLREDGHVIPKVVHSEVRRAIMSVKNCTSPGLDRIKPEHQKYLPPVLINTGLFTRYLSECKVTKQRKTSKTVLLYKKGNPQNIGNYRPICLLSVIYKLFTSVILIRIEKVFDEGKPCEQAGFRKGFSTIDHIHTVSKLIELLREYKMPLCLTFLDI, from the coding sequence atgactgctctccgaatcccagatggaacaactacagGATCAAGAAGTGGGTTGAAAAAGGTCATTCGCGGTcacttctactcagatctcttcgacaaccacgtccacttgccttctcaccatctgagggaagatggacatgtcattccaaaggtCGTACACTCCGAAGTCCGACGTGCAATTATGTCGGTGAAGAATTGTACTTCACCCGGTCTTGACAGAATCAAGCCTGAACATCAGAAGTACCTACcgccagtcctcatcaacacagGGCTCTTCACTCgctatctgtcggaatgcaaggttacTAAGCAacggaaaaccagcaagactgtgctgttgtataagaaaGGAAACCCACAaaacatcggcaactatcgtccaatctgcttactatccgtcatctacaaactCTTTACAAGCGTGATCCTTattaggattgaaaaagtattCGATGAAGGaaagccatgcgagcaagcagggtttcgaaaaggattcagtacgattgaccacatacacactgtttcaaaactcatagaactattgcgagagtacaagatgccgctgtgtctcactttccttgatatttga
- a CDS encoding hypothetical protein (NECATOR_CHRII.G7249.T1) — protein MTSKTIHGISQFEKPFSLRWTWESPGGGYRNETDHIIVNKRFCLTDVAVVPEFYMGSDHRLLRGRFSFTRRAEKAAEYERLVEHLHEESEELQNHKETPVSKNSRADTEAIKEDLKERRAKVLAEAVETG, from the exons ATGACgtctaagaccatccatgggatcTCGCAATTCGAGAAGCCCttctctctacgctggacgtgggagtcacccggtggagggtaccgtaatgaaacagaccacatcatcgtcaataaaaggttctgcctgacggacgtcgctgttgtaccagaGTTCTATATGGGATCGGatcatcgcctcctccgaggaagattttccttcacaaggagagcagagaaagccgccgaatatgaacggcttgtagaacatcttcacgaagAAAGCGAAGAGTTGCAAAACCAcaaagagacgcctgtctccaaaaactctagagctgatac agaggcgataaaagaagacctcaaagagagaagagcaaaagtgctggctgaagctgtaGAGACGGGATAG